From the Patagioenas fasciata isolate bPatFas1 chromosome Z, bPatFas1.hap1, whole genome shotgun sequence genome, one window contains:
- the PIH1D1 gene encoding PIH1 domain-containing protein 1 isoform X2, giving the protein MAAPADPSLLSAELEADDGEDEALRRLLLQVTQDDEEPSPPTGPSRAVTPQPGFCVKTRAGGAKVFINVCHSGEVPAPPPLSPPGLRRLLLRDPPGAFRIPMSLGEPHAELDRGGQGCTAYDVVVNSEFFRTLQADPLYREFFLTVAMEGLSEKLAGAAKPPVLGLHLCPKHPDAAPTPHPGARGAGAESLWLGLSEERLVLKEEGGGPALLELGLPHPPDPARCHACFHRGTKVLTVTMPLQA; this is encoded by the exons ATGGCCGCCCCCGCAGACCCGTCGCTGCTCTCGGCCGAACTGGAGGCGGACGACGGGGAGGACGAGGCGCTGCGGCGGCTTCTGCTGCAG gtgacacaggacGACGAGGAGCCGTCCCCACCCACCGGCCCTTCCCGCGCTGTCACCCCACAGCCAG GGTTCTGTGTGAAGACCCGCGCGGGGGGCGCCAAGGTCTTTATCAATGTTTGTCATTCGGGAGAGGTGCCGGCTCCCCCGCCGCTGTCCCCCCCCGGGCTGCGCCGCCTCCTCCTACGTGACCCACCCGGGGCCTTTCGCATCCCTATGAGCCTGGGGGAGCCCCATGCCGAGCTGGACCGTG GTGGGCAGGGCTGTACAGCCTATGATGTGGTTGTGAATTCGGAGTTCTTCCGCACTCTGCAG GCTGACCCCCTGTACCGCGAGTTCTTCCTGACTGTGGCGATGGAGGGACTGTCGGAGAA GCTGGCGGGTGCTGCGAAACCGCCGGTTCTTGGGCTCCATCTCTGCCCAAAACATCCGGACGCGGCCCCGACCCCACATCCAGGAGCTCGAGGA GCCGGGGCCGAGTCTCTGTGGTTGGGCTTGAGTGAGGAACGGCTAgtgctgaaggaggaggggggcggCCCTgccctgctggagctggggctgccccACCCCCCCGACCCTGCCCGCTGCCATGCGTGCTTCCACCGTGGAACCAAG GTCCTCACTGTGACGATGCCCCTGCAGGCCTGA
- the PIH1D1 gene encoding PIH1 domain-containing protein 1 isoform X1: protein MAAPADPSLLSAELEADDGEDEALRRLLLQVTQDDEEPSPPTGPSRAVTPQPGFCVKTRAGGAKVFINVCHSGEVPAPPPLSPPGLRRLLLRDPPGAFRIPMSLGEPHAELDRGGQGCTAYDVVVNSEFFRTLQADPLYREFFLTVAMEGLSEKYGLELELTGWRVLRNRRFLGSISAQNIRTRPRPHIQELEDPPAPPQYVVVAEPSSQHPRVLQTRVLLPQAAGAESLWLGLSEERLVLKEEGGGPALLELGLPHPPDPARCHACFHRGTKVLTVTMPLQA, encoded by the exons ATGGCCGCCCCCGCAGACCCGTCGCTGCTCTCGGCCGAACTGGAGGCGGACGACGGGGAGGACGAGGCGCTGCGGCGGCTTCTGCTGCAG gtgacacaggacGACGAGGAGCCGTCCCCACCCACCGGCCCTTCCCGCGCTGTCACCCCACAGCCAG GGTTCTGTGTGAAGACCCGCGCGGGGGGCGCCAAGGTCTTTATCAATGTTTGTCATTCGGGAGAGGTGCCGGCTCCCCCGCCGCTGTCCCCCCCCGGGCTGCGCCGCCTCCTCCTACGTGACCCACCCGGGGCCTTTCGCATCCCTATGAGCCTGGGGGAGCCCCATGCCGAGCTGGACCGTG GTGGGCAGGGCTGTACAGCCTATGATGTGGTTGTGAATTCGGAGTTCTTCCGCACTCTGCAG GCTGACCCCCTGTACCGCGAGTTCTTCCTGACTGTGGCGATGGAGGGACTGTCGGAGAAGTatgggctggagctggagctgactG GCTGGCGGGTGCTGCGAAACCGCCGGTTCTTGGGCTCCATCTCTGCCCAAAACATCCGGACGCGGCCCCGACCCCACATCCAGGAGCTCGAGGA cccccctgcacccccccagtACGTGGTAGTGGCCGAACCCTCGTCCCAACACCCACGGGTGCTGCAGACGCGAGTGCTGCTTCCACAGGCT GCCGGGGCCGAGTCTCTGTGGTTGGGCTTGAGTGAGGAACGGCTAgtgctgaaggaggaggggggcggCCCTgccctgctggagctggggctgccccACCCCCCCGACCCTGCCCGCTGCCATGCGTGCTTCCACCGTGGAACCAAG GTCCTCACTGTGACGATGCCCCTGCAGGCCTGA
- the PIH1D1 gene encoding PIH1 domain-containing protein 1 isoform X3, protein MAAPADPSLLSAELEADDGEDEALRRLLLQVTQDDEEPSPPTGPSRAVTPQPGFCVKTRAGGAKVFINVCHSGEVPAPPPLSPPGLRRLLLRDPPGAFRIPMSLGEPHAELDRGGQGCTAYDVVVNSEFFRTLQADPLYREFFLTVAMEGLSEKYGLELELTGWRVLRNRRFLGSISAQNIRTRPRPHIQELEDPPAPPQYVVVAEPSSQHPRVLQTRVLLPQAVLTVTMPLQA, encoded by the exons ATGGCCGCCCCCGCAGACCCGTCGCTGCTCTCGGCCGAACTGGAGGCGGACGACGGGGAGGACGAGGCGCTGCGGCGGCTTCTGCTGCAG gtgacacaggacGACGAGGAGCCGTCCCCACCCACCGGCCCTTCCCGCGCTGTCACCCCACAGCCAG GGTTCTGTGTGAAGACCCGCGCGGGGGGCGCCAAGGTCTTTATCAATGTTTGTCATTCGGGAGAGGTGCCGGCTCCCCCGCCGCTGTCCCCCCCCGGGCTGCGCCGCCTCCTCCTACGTGACCCACCCGGGGCCTTTCGCATCCCTATGAGCCTGGGGGAGCCCCATGCCGAGCTGGACCGTG GTGGGCAGGGCTGTACAGCCTATGATGTGGTTGTGAATTCGGAGTTCTTCCGCACTCTGCAG GCTGACCCCCTGTACCGCGAGTTCTTCCTGACTGTGGCGATGGAGGGACTGTCGGAGAAGTatgggctggagctggagctgactG GCTGGCGGGTGCTGCGAAACCGCCGGTTCTTGGGCTCCATCTCTGCCCAAAACATCCGGACGCGGCCCCGACCCCACATCCAGGAGCTCGAGGA cccccctgcacccccccagtACGTGGTAGTGGCCGAACCCTCGTCCCAACACCCACGGGTGCTGCAGACGCGAGTGCTGCTTCCACAGGCT GTCCTCACTGTGACGATGCCCCTGCAGGCCTGA